A genomic region of Haliotis asinina isolate JCU_RB_2024 chromosome 1, JCU_Hal_asi_v2, whole genome shotgun sequence contains the following coding sequences:
- the LOC137281701 gene encoding protein unc-93 homolog A-like, with protein sequence MPSTGSLLAAPDGGSARKGPSSFWSSWRETLVVSASFMSAYTAYLALQSLQSSLNQEQGLGVVSLACLYGTIILSGILTPPFIKLVGPKWTLVVAWVCHSVYTASNFYPTWATLIPASIVLGAIAGPMWTAQGLYITTNGERISKTTGQKLHSILSKLNGVFFMCYESTQITGNLISSLVLKQGSYADTNTTRWCGADNCPTAGNGTEIAEPEPQIVNILLGVFLLCDLIGLALTVCLLPPLHNTQPEGKSIEQPGLGKTLVSWCTALSDPKLICLVPFFLSCAMSQGILFADFTKAFISCSLGVSMVGFIMAAHGAITSIIAIISSQIAKYTGRYGLFAIAFTCNISMVLTLLLWKPQSDNIAPFFAIPIIWGVAVGIFHAQFNSLVGMLFPEKKPSAFANYHTWNAIGYTITFAYGGVLCVRTKLYVCLGAVVFGILGYTGAEILYRRQTRADRKDMANENVTFLGLQKKPR encoded by the exons ATGCCTTCTACAGGGTCTCTCCTTGCCGCTCCAGACGGTGGCTCAGCTCGCAAGGGACCTTCCAGCTTCTGGTCGTCATGGCGGGAAACATTGGTGGTGTCGGCATCGTTCATGTCGGCGTACACCGCCTACCTAGCTCTACAGAGTCTGCAGAGCAGTCTCAACCAGGAACAAGGACTGGGGGTAGTGTCGCTGGCATGTCTGTACGGGACAATCATCCTATCCGGTATACTCACACCGCCTTTTATAAAGCTTGTGGGACCCAAGTGGACCCTAGTGGTGGCGTGGGTGTGTCACAGTGTGTATACAGCCAGCAACTTCTACCCCACGTGGGCCACACTCATCCCTGCGTCCATCGTACTCGGGGCCATAGCCGGGCCAATGTGGACGGCCCAGGGATTATACATCACCACCAACGGAGAACGTATTTCCAAAACAACTGGACAGAAACTTCACAGCATCTTGTCCAAACTGAACGGTGTGTTCTTCATGTGTTACGAATCTACTCAAATCACGGGCAACCTGATCTCTTCTCTTGTTCTCAAGCAAGGTTCCTACGCAGACACCAACACAACCAGATGGTGTGGCGCAGACAACTGCCCAACTGCCGGCAATGGTACAGAGATAGCGGAGCCAGAACCGCAAATAGTGAACATTCTGCTTGGGGTCTTCCTGTTGTGTGATCTTATCGGGTTGGCTCTGACGGTGTGTCTGTTGCCACCTCTTCATAACACCCAACCTGAGGGAAAGAGCATAGAACAGCCAGGGTTAGGGAAAACGCTCGTGTCTTGGTGCACAGCTCTCTCAGACCCTAAACTCATCTGTCTGGTTCCTTTCTTCTTGTCCTGTGCTATGAGTCAAGGGATTTTATTTGCAGATTTTACAAAG GCCTTCATTAGTTGTTCTCTTGGCGTCTCCATGGTTGGTTTCATCATGGCTGCACACGGAGCCATCACGTCAATAATCGCCATCATATCCAGTCAAATAGCCAAGTACACGGGGCGATATGGGCTGTTTGCTATTGCATTCACGTGTAACATATCAATGGTACTGACGTTGCTTCTGTGGAAACCGCAAAGCGACAACATTGCACCTTTTTTCGCCATTCCTATAATATGGGGAGTAGCGGTTGGAATATTCCATGCCCAGTTTAATT CTCTGGTTGGCATGCTTTTCCCTGAGAAAAAACCCTCAGCGTTCGCCAACTACCACACGTGGAACGCCATCGGCTACACGATAACCTTCGCATACGGAGGTGTGTTGTGCGTGCGCACCAAGCTGTACGTCTGTCTCGGAGCGGTTGTGTTTGGCATTCTGGGATACACAGGAGCGGAAATACTCTATAGAAGACAAACACGAGCAGATCGTAAGGACATGGCAAATGAGAATGTGACATTTCTAGGTCTTCAAAAGAAGCCAAGGTGA
- the LOC137274238 gene encoding acetylcholine receptor subunit alpha-like, whose product MRRKVLLFCVLLVEAYGYRHEKELHEYVFANYSSDVFPSDTFGQPVNVSIHAEMNYIIGINEIHEILSTDLQLTLSWTDVSLSWKEDMFGGIKDIIVPVKRMWVPDVAIQNALSERRRLLKDDQLVTIRSNGSVSWIADYIGQSLCPLVMTKYPFDSQECTLYIEALSHGKDKVQFVQITALDGSDIFPNGQWRFVESTCNLTQETSGDSVALVTLYMQRRQEYYLITIVAPTVVTSLLNPFVFLLPAESGEKMGLSTTLLLFYSVMLTHIFSNIPSNSHTMPVIGFFLGAQLLLSALSLGCTVVLLHVKHNGASAKEDQKEEEERRAFYRRVDRLLFWLFAISGLILFISIFVYVLN is encoded by the coding sequence ATGAGACGCAAAGTATTATTGTTCTGTGTTTTACTTGTGGAGGCTTATGGCTATCGCCATGAGAAGGAACTTCATGAGTATGTGTTCGCAAATTACAGTAGTGACGTATTCCCAAGTGACACTTTTGGTCAGCCGGTCAATGTCTCCATCCACGCCGAGATGAACTATATCATTGGGATTAATGAAATCCACGAGATCCTCTCCACCGATCTTCAGTTGACGTTGTCATGGACTGATGTCAGTTTGTCGTGGAAAGAAGATATGTTTGGTGGCATCAAAGACATAATTGTTCCTGTGAAGAGAATGTGGGTGCCTGACGTTGCCATCCAGAATGCCTTGAGCGAGAGGCGTCGACTGCTTAAGGATGATCAACTTGTGACCATTAGATCCAACGGCAGCGTGTCCTGGATCGCTGACTACATTGGGCAGTCCTTATGCCCTTTAGTCATGACCAAGTACCCGTTTGATAGTCAGGAATGTACCCTGTACATTGAAGCTCTTTCCCATGGTAAAGACAAGGTGCAGTTCGTTCAGATTACTGCTCTGGACGGTTCTGATATTTTCCCCAACGGCCAGTGGAGATTTGTCGAATCAACCTGCAACCTGACCCAGGAAACGAGTGGGGACAGTGTTGCTTTAGTTACGTTATACATGCAACGAAGACAAGAGTACTACCTGATCACCATTGTCGCCCCTACCGTAGTGACATCGTTACTCAACCCcttcgtgttcctgttgccggCGGAGAGTGGGGAGAAGATGGGGCTGTCCACAACGCTCCTGCTGTTCTACTCCGTCATGCTGACCCACATCTTCAGCAACATCCCCTCCAACTCACACACCATGCCTGTAATTGGATTTTTTCTGGGCGCACAACTGTTGTTATCCGCACTCTCTCTCGGTTGTACCGTAGTCCTTCTGCACGTGAAGCATAATGGTGCTTCTGCCAAGGAAGAtcagaaggaggaggaggaaagaAGAGCCTTCTACAGACGAGTCGACCGActgttgttttggttgtttgcgATATCGGGGCTGATCTTGTTCATTTCGATCTTCGTTTATGTTCTAAACTAA